In Candidatus Glassbacteria bacterium, the sequence GCGGGGCGAGAACGCGCCGGACCCCGAGAAATGCGAGGAACCGGACGTCAATTTCGGCCAGGAAGCGGTGGACGATTTCTTCCGCTGCGCGCGCACCGGCGAAAAACCGTTCTGCGATGTCGAGACCGGGCGAATCGCCGCGCTGACCGCCCTGCTGGGCCGCAAGGCGATCTACGAGCAGCGCGTGGTGAGCTGGGACGACCTTCTCCGCGAGGGAGCGCCGGTAAAACCGCTGTGGTACTGAACTTTTCACCACACTAGCATTTTCGTATCAGATGACCTGTTAAATTACTCCTGGAGGAACGATGCCGGTAAACAGAAGAGATTTTATCGCCGGAGCGGCCGCAGCCGCGGCCGCCTGTGCGGGCAAACTGATGGCCCAGGGTTCGATGAGTAAAAACAGCCCCAACCCCCGGCCCCTGCGGATCGGGATGACCGACTGGAACCTGGGCGAACGGGGCGTGGTGGAGAAAGTGGACCTGGCGCGCCAGATCGGGTTGGACGGGATCCAGATCAGCGTGCTCTACCCCGACGACGGCCTCCACCTTCGCGACGCCAAGCTCCAGGGCGAATACCGCAAGGCCGCGCTGGATAACGGCGTGCAGATCTGCTCGCTGGCGATCGGCAACCTCGGCCCGGGCAGCCCGATGAAAAGCGAGCCGGTGGGAGCGATCCGGATCAACGACGCGATCGAGGTGGCCGCCAATGTCGGCACCAACGACATCCTGCTCCCTTTCTTCCGCGAACGCGCACCCAAGGACGACACCGATTTCAACCGGATGATCGCCATGTTCAAGGAGATCGCCCGGACCGCCGAACGCTACCAGGTGGTGGTGGCGCTGGAGACCTCGATGAGCGCCGAGGAGCACCTGCGGATTATCGACGGGGTCGGCAGCGAGTATATCGGCGTGTACATGGACCCCTGGAACTGCTCATACTACGGCCACAACCCGATCACCGACATCCCGCTGCTCAAGGACCATATCCATCAGGTGCATGTCAAGAACCGCGACCAGTACATGGACGGTCCCAACGAGCAGGGGTTCAAGTGGCCCGAGGTGGCCGAGCTGCTCTACAAGGTGGGCTTCAAGGGATGGTACGTGCTGGAGACCAGCCTGCCCAGCGATAATATGATCGGCGACACGCGGCGCAATATCGACTACGTGCGCAAGCATTTCAGCATTCCGGCCTGAAGAGGGGCGCGAAAACCGCTGTCAACAGCGCGGGGCGGCATGAAGATTGCCCGCAGAAAGCAATCTTCATGCCGCCCCGCTAAAGAAAGAAAGGCAAATGCCCCTTAATATCACTTCCATAGAGGAAGGTAGATACTAAGCTATTAATGATTGGCATATTTATGGCCATTATAAGGTGGCGTAATGAGTTATAAAGCCAAACCGGTTTATTTATTTAATCCTGTGCGCAG encodes:
- a CDS encoding sugar phosphate isomerase/epimerase, which gives rise to MPVNRRDFIAGAAAAAAACAGKLMAQGSMSKNSPNPRPLRIGMTDWNLGERGVVEKVDLARQIGLDGIQISVLYPDDGLHLRDAKLQGEYRKAALDNGVQICSLAIGNLGPGSPMKSEPVGAIRINDAIEVAANVGTNDILLPFFRERAPKDDTDFNRMIAMFKEIARTAERYQVVVALETSMSAEEHLRIIDGVGSEYIGVYMDPWNCSYYGHNPITDIPLLKDHIHQVHVKNRDQYMDGPNEQGFKWPEVAELLYKVGFKGWYVLETSLPSDNMIGDTRRNIDYVRKHFSIPA